The window AATAAACCTTTTAATAGAGTCGGCTATATGACTATGTGGCCAGACATTTTAATAGAGTATGCTATATTGACTAAGTGGCTAACCTTTTCATAGAGTTAACTATATTGACTAAAGTGGCTAGGCCTTTTCATAAAGTTGGCTAGGGACTTGTCCTAGTCCAACTCTACTTCCATTTGAATTTATTATATACAGGTACTTGCATGAGAGGGGTTGATTACTCATGATTTTGAAATTGAACATTGATACTGCAACTTATTTTCTCCATAGAGAAGccttgtgtgtgatcaaggaAGTAGGGACTGGTGTTTGATCCAGTTGACACCATGCGATGAGAAGCCCGGGTGGATAATCATCTCGCTTTGTTCTCTTGCTGCTACTGTGTTACTGGGTTATTGATCTCGTTCTCATCCACTACCATTATCAAGTCTTAAACTGAGTTTTTTTTGCAATTAGAACAGCTTTTTTCTAGAAGATCACATATAACATATTTGGGAGAGAAATCTGCCTACATCAATACAACCATCAGAACTCCTTACTCTGTTGATCAAATTCTCTATTCTCCAAAAAAGGAACTCGATCCAAGATTCAGGTCAATCATACCTATGGATTCTGAAATATTTGCAATCTCCCTATAAtacccttttctctttttattcacTGTTTTCTCTCTGGAATCAATTCTAGTTTGCTGTTTTCTGCTTTACTCTTTAATATCTGAGATCATTACAGATTACTGTGTTTACTGTTAACCTAATTTCTTATACTACTTTGACCTTAAAAAATTACCATTATACCCCTTTCGGCTACTATAGGTTTTCCAATCTGAAAACTAATTTTCTGAGTCAAATTTATACATTGTTCGACTTCTGATTTCAGTAGCTATTGTGTCATCTAAGTTCTGTCCTATTTGTTGTGtaattaccaatttacccttctCCTAGACCTGCAAGGATTACTCCTTTATTCTGAACTACCTTTGGTTGAAAGGTCATGTTTGGTTACTTGTTTGAGTCCTCAAACCTatactacattaagtggtatcaaagcatgGCATAGGATGGTTCACCAAGGCTACCGGCTCCTCCAGATCTGATGGCAAAGGTTATTGAGATGTTTCAACAGCTCTCTGCTGAACAGAAGAACATGTCAGCCGAACTTAAGGCGGAACAGAGGGCTATCAGTGATAGGTTACTGCAACTTGACGGTCATAGACTCATAGATTTACTCCTGCTCATGATAGTAACCTACCATCTGAGGATGAAACAGGTATTAGTTACAGTCTACAGTGCATTGCCACAACAGAAGAAGTATAGGAAGGGAACAACCAAGGGTTCCTACAATCCAACCTACTTTTGAGGATCACGTAAGGTCTTATTCCACAATCCCCACTGATACTGATGTACCCTGTCGAAACTCTAACAAAACACAGAAGGCCAAGCTCGAACTGAAGGATTACAGTGGCAAGCATGATCCACAAGTATTCTATGATCGGTCAGCAACATTAGACGACTATTATGATTGGTTCGAGCTATCTGAGTAAGGAAGACGAAATTAGCTCAAACTAAGCTAGTTGGTTAAGCTCGTGAGTGGTGAAGAACTACTGAGAGGGATCTTGAAGACAAAGGTAAAGCTCCTATTACTTgggtagagaagaaagaagaactgaGTGACAAGTACCTACAATGTCACTGGACTCGGTTACAGGACAAGTTAAATTATCTTCGTCAAGGGAATTTATCTGTGGCAGACTATATGGAGCAATTTGACTCTCTCTTCTCGTACTGGCATTGGAGAGAATGATATGAAAGTACTATCTCGATTCATATTGGGATTGAGGACTGACATCAACCGAGCGATTGGTGTTACAAATGTGTCCAACATTCAAGACTATTTTGAGAAAGCACTTGGTGCAGAGGAGTACTTGCACCTACAGGTAGAAGATTTGGTTATCAAGCTGGGGAACAAAAAGAATTTTCTAGCACCAAAATCTACTACCGTCGGTCCTTCATATGCTACAATTCCTTCACAGTTTGACAGTAAAGGGAAAGCACATATGACTAGCAACAACAAGGTGCAATGCTATCATTGTCAAGAAATGGAACACTATGACAAAACTTGTTCAAATCGTCAAAAGATCAACATAGTTGCTGACAAGGAGGATGCTCCACACAATGATGATCCTAACTTATACCCATACCCTATGCCCCTATGGAAGGTAGGGATTTGATGATCCTGACTTATACCCATACACTATGGAAGGTAGGGATTGATGTGGATGACTATGATGAGGCTGATATGAAAGAAGATAGCACTTATGGTATTCATGTGGTTACTCGTATCTTGATGGCTGAAACCAAAGGGGAGGATTGGAGACGTAACTGCATCTTGTACAGCCGTATGCATTCAGGTGATCACACTACATAGGTGATAGTTGACAGCGACAGCTATGTCAATGTTACCTCAGAGGCTTTTATGAAGAAGGCAGGTTTGAAGACTGAGAATATCCACAACCATATAAGGTGTCACTACTGAATGGTAACACTTCAGAGGTTAATCAACGTTGTTTTGTGCCTTTAGAGCTTCATCGTTATTCAGAGGATGTGTGGTGTGATGTCATCCCAATGAAGCTTATAGAGTCTTACCCGGGAGACCCTGGATGTATGGCAGTGATGTTACGGTTGGCGGTAAGAAAAATCAGTTTGTGTTTCAGTATAGGCAGCATATAGTCTTTCATCCTGTAAACATACCAGCTAAAATGCGCAAGCGATGGTCCTTGAGGACTAATCAAAAGAACAAAGACTCTGAGCATAAGCTATTAGCCATTTCATAGGAAGAGTGATGCGGATTTGAGGTTCCAATAACCCGATTCGGAtagcttatgggcccacccgaTTAACAAATAACTCAAATCTAATAACTAGTCGCAATCCGATAACATACCAAAAATTTCAAGGGGCAATTAGGCACGTAAAGAAGAAGGGATACAAAGGGTATTACTGTATATTGTTTTGGACAAACTAGGAAGCAAAGTTGAGGTATGGAACTAAacagaaatattggagaagggCGGGGAACTTTAAGGAAAACAAGAAGTAAGGTGTTTTTGAAAACCCACGAtaaaggttgtcttcaaccttgcgCATAAAACAGAGTTGGAGACCAGACTTCTTCAAATTGAGAGAACTTTCTCAATACAACTCCAATCCAAGCGAGATGTCAGGCGAATGTTTCTAACCTCTGACCCTATTGAATCCAACAGGTATCACTCCTACTCACGTGCAACACCAACTAGCTTAGTGCGTGCTAGTTTCATTTTTTGTGCCTTAGAtatttcataccaatcaaataaTCATCTAAAACTACTAACCAATCATAAAACACTTGGGGATCATGCTTACCAGAATACTCCTTGAGTTTAAGCTTGACCTTCTGAGAATCACCCGTGTGTCGATTGAGTGTAGGCTGATCACCAGAAAAATAACTTCTCAAATGTTCTTCAAAGGTTGGTTGCACTGCTGGAACCCCACTGTGGACCCCTTCCTATACCCCTCTATTTAGGAATATTGGCTGCAGAGTGAGTCGGATGGGTCTCTTCATCAGGTGGAATATAAGAGTCATGAGTAGGACTAGCAACTCGAGTCTCCATTGCTAACAGCCTATCTTTGAAGTTCATCTGATTTTCAGTAAGCTTTTCACTCAGTTGTTTGAACATCTCCATTATAGTAACCATCAGATCGAGTGGGATCTAGAAGCCTAAAAGATGTTTCCCTACcatgctttgataccacttaatgtaggaCAGACTTGAAAGCTTCAAACAATCCCAGAACAGGATCTTAAACCGCGGAATGAATCACACTTAGGAGATACTCAGGTTGTAGTAAGGCTGATGGATAAAGGTATCAAACAGAATAGAAGAAAGTCGGGCTGTTAGGTAATAGTTTAGGGACCTAGAACAGAACAAGGGTATATGGGTTAGGTCTAAAACAAGGTAGAAGTTAATCCCAAAGGTCTCTATGCAGTCAGCTAGTTAAACACCTCCAACTGATTTCACAagcaaggctgaaactgcaGAGATCAATCTCAAGGACAGGCTGAAAGAGACAAGGTGATATCAGCGGGTCCACTGGTCCAAAGGGCCTGAAAATTGGATCAAGTGATCCTCTCACGGGGGGTGAAATTAGATCAGATGATGGGAGGAAGTTAATGGTGGGATTGGGCTGGGGGTTAAGGTAATGGAATTAGAAGGTAAGggacaaaattagaaactaacctAAGTTTGAGGTCTGACCTTGCAACAATGGAGATCGAATATTGAGGACTACCTTCTAACAACTTCAGAGTGATGTAGGGATGAAGAACACAATAGGTATCAGCCTCCCAGGCTTCCCACAGCAAGGAGTCGACTGGATCAAACACCAGCCCCTTCCTCCTTAGATCACACACTAAGGAATCTCCATGGGAAAGCAAGCAAGCATGCAAACAGTAGCAATGAGTTGAAGTAAAATCTTGGGCTCTATTGTGCTGATacagatcaaagcatgaagaacaGGACAAAAACAGATTTCAAAAACAATGTTACTGTTCACAGGAACAGTATGTGAACAATGTTGTGGGTCCCAACTTGGATCATGTGTGCCTCTATTCTAGAAGCCTTGGACAGCAAGATACTCTAGGATCGATGGGACAGCTTCTAGAAGATTGAAGACCAAGTTAGCTTCCTTTTTTTGACAAGgatataatttctatttttgaaaccttgtcaaagttagagtttctattttagttgtttagcttttatttagaagtctctattttattaagtttctatttcagtcctttgtttcctttcaGTTAGATTTAGTTTATATTTTCGTTTGATATCTATTTTtgagactttctatttttgtgaaGCATAAGCCAAGCTATAAATAGGACCCATCAGTTGCACTTGCATTAAGACTTTATTAATGGAATTTCTATTGCTTGCTTGCAAGTGTTTGGTCTAAGAAGACTTGTGCTCAACAGCtaagatagctgtgggtgagaggcccaaggctgagatagACTACTATACCTAtccccttttcttctctatatcctcttcttattcttcttatccttttctttgttattctttcatatgtaaaccaGGGGGGGGGAAAGTAataaaagtttcagttattcaatttgttcatccttattatgttgatcctggctgcaatcgatctcccgttggtttccctggttcgaagTCAACTTTTGCATTATGTGCCCTCCTGGGTTGCTTTATAGAATAATAGAAAGGAGCAGCAGGAGTCCAAAAATCTGACGGTTCCCAAAATAGGAAGTTTCCAATTGATCCCCCTTCGCTTGGAGTACAAGGCACAATCAATTTCTAAACTGATGTGAACTAATTGTTGACAATtgctaataaataaatagaaagtaaaGTACTAAAATCAACTAGACCAACTGGACTAAACTACTACTAAAATTGAAACAACCGGTTCGTACAAAGACATaaggaattaaaataaaacaaccCAAGCTAAATCATGACTGCTCCTAACAGCCTTCTTGGCAAAATCGTGGATACTAGgcagcagccttcttcttcttctttcttgaatACACCAGAAGATCTGCATCAATAGTGGCTGATGCATTGAGCCAGAAAGTGCTTACTCTTAAAACATTTTCAGCACATGCAGTTAGCATTGATCAGATACGTGATGAGTACGCATCTGGCAAAGATTTCAGCGTACTATATGAGGAGTTACAGCAGGGCGGACAGCACCATAAATACTCGCTTCACGATGGGTATTTATTCTTGGAAATGCGGTTATGCATTCAAAACTCTTCCCTACGGCATCACATCATACGGGAGATACATGGAGGAGGTTTGGGAGGTCATTTTGGCAAGGATAAGACCATCATACAGGTTACTGATTGATATTATTGGcctcatattgcaaaagatgttGATCATATAATCAAGAGGTGTCGAGTTTGTCAGCTAGCCAAGGGAGCCAAGCAGAACACAAATCTATACTCACCACTACCAGGTCCGCATACACCATGGGTCGACATTAGTATGGATTTTGTACATGGGTTGCCTCCTACAAGAGAACGATACAATTCCATCATGGTTAAAGTTGATCGTCTCAAAGATGGCTCACTTACTACCATGTCGTAAAACCTTGGATGCATCTCACATTGCAAAGTTATTCTTCTAGGAGGTTGTACGATTACATGGGCTGCCGAGTAGCATTGTCTCTGATTGTAACGTCAAGTTCATGAGCTATTTTTAGAAGACATTGTGGCTGAAAACTAACACAAAGCTACAATTTTCAACCACATTCCATCCACAGACTGACAGACAAACGGAGGTAGTGAGCAGAAGTTTGGAGAATCTATTGAGGTGCTTTGTCAGAGCTTATGAGAAGACATGGCCAGCCATTCTTGATATTGCTGAGTTTGCATACAACATTTCAGTGACCAAGACAACGGGGCTACTTCTTTCAACATATTACTTGGAGTTCAGCCAAGACATCTTATTGATCTTGTTTCTCTACCGCCCCAAGCTCGAATCAACCTTGAAGCTGATGAATTCTTGCGCCACAACACAGAGGTGCATGCAGATGTTCGACGACGTACCACCGTAAGTAATGATGTCTACAAGGCTACAGCAGATCGTCATTGACATTATGAGGAGTTTAAGCCAAGAGACATGGTGATAGTTCGTGTCAACCCTGAGAGATAACAATAGTGTGTCAATACCAAGCTCTATCCAAAGAAGATGGGTCCGTATAAGGCGCTGAAACGTATTGGACCTAACGCTTATGTGCTTGAGTTACCTGCTGAAATGAGCATAAGCAACATCTCCAACATGGCTGACCTACATTTTTATGTGGGACATCGCTCAGATGATGGCGACATTGAATGGATGATGCGGCTGCCCCCAACTCAAGCCACCATTGATGACATTATTGAGGAGGTTTTGGATGACAACTACAAAATCAATCGTCGTGGCATCGAATACCACGCTTTCATTGTCAAATGGAAAGATCGTCCACAACATGACAGTACTTGGATTCATGTAGATGACTTCAAGAAGCTCGATCCCGACTTATATGAGTGTTACATGTCTTTCACCCATTCGTCAGAGACAAATGATTGCTagccggggagagctgatgcagatctgaagacAAAGTCTCGAAAGGAAGAGGTCCAAAGGGTTAGGCCAATCCATCGTCTAACAGTTACTGTGTTGTTTTGTTTATTTGCTTTCATATAATTAGGTTAATTTAAGTCTTTGTTTGTTAATTGAACCATTGTCCAATTCTGGTCCAAGTtgtggtccaatttaagtgatttcaTTATAGTCTTTTAAATTAGAGTGCACCTAATAAGTGGACCCAGCACTTATGTTGATATTAATTATACGGGCAGACCTTTTAATAGAATCGGCTATATTGACCATGTCGTCAGACCTTTTAATAGAATTGACTATCTTGACTAAGTTTAGACCTTTTAATAGAATCGGCTTAATTGACTAAAGTGGCTAGGCCTTTTAATAGAGTCAGCTAGGGACTTATCCTAGTCCAACTCCACTTGTATTTGGATTTATTATATAAAGATACTTGCATGAGAGGATTGATAACCTTACTCATGATTCTGAAATTGAAGATTGTTGttacaactcatcttctccataaaGAAGCCTTGTGTTTGATCGAGGAAGAAGGGACCGGTGTTTGATGACACCCTGCAGTGAGAAGCTCGAGTAGATTGTCATCTCGCTTTGTTCTCTTGTTATTACTGTGTTACTAGGTTATTGATCTCGTTCTCatcctgatgcagattcatcaccaaatagggcttgtttcattagaaataagtctagcgttgggttacatacatgttgggcctttgatcccatgggtttctaatgtaatagaccacttttctgggcctaaaataggggtacataggttgcatacgggattagcccaatacttagtttttattgtgtgtttttaattgagccggtttaaattggttgcatctaattggttcaattggtctaatttaagtgaagtgatcctattggctaagaggttcttatatcctattggctactagggaatcttctttattttaagtagtttaagttgttttaagtcattaggactctattttgagtctatttgagtttcctagtcagtttaagttgcctaatagattagggataaggttaggccattcctttttagtgtctaagtctatttttgagtcttctatataagtttgtaagggaggccagcattgtatacgaatttgattaataaaaattagctttatgcttgctgcctttgttgctgcctttgctccatcgtgagtgtgccttgtgagtaatatcaaggttgccttgtgagtaatatcaaggttgaagggattggtggatctccaatcgactccttgcattgtgaagatcgggagggctgttacttatctccttgcattgtgaagatcgggagaccccattgttcatcttcaaagttgttgccattgaagacctgtaacaagtaagaaattctgcaactattcttcttccttctagaaggtcacatacaaggtgattttcgtgagaattctgcccagccaaatctaaccattggaatctgctaaaaatttgatcaagtctttctcaaaccctaagagagactcgattcaaatttcagcaccatccacccagccgattgtctgaaattacagttttacccctctctcctacttctactaggaaacctccataactccaaatctgtccatcagtttcaaaccaaactttcagcatacatcccttacatcattgttgacactcgatccaagtttcagccccaaactcccactttatcccctccattccttcactccattaaaacccaaaacctgcaacacaattctgtccagaactgcagaattttaaaaccttcccaaatcctattatttttataccatattgacccctagacctgccctttaataccctataaaccccttttccaatatccaaccctaaccctaggaattgacctaaatcctagtgctgtccattcgaaccagcaaccccttttgttatttgatcctgttgtttggctcctagtaggcttcctacctatctaggactattACATCCACTACCATTATCAAGTAAGTCTTAAACTGAGTCTTTTCTGCAATTAGAACACCTTGTTTTAGAAGATCACACATAACATATTTTGGAGAGAAATCTGTCCTATGGATTCTGAGATATTTTTAATCTCCCTATATTACCCTTTACTCCTTTTATTCATTGTTTTCTCTCTGATATCAATTCTAGTTTACTGTTTTCTGCTTTACTCTTAATATTTGAGATCATTACAGATTACTGTGTTTACTGTTAACCtaatttctaattctatttcAACCTAAGAAAATTACCATTATACCCCTGCCAGCTACTATGGGCTTTCCGATCTGAATACTAATTATCTGAGTGAAATTTATACACTGTTTGACTTCTGATTCACTAGCTATTTGATCTAAGTTCTGTCCTATTTATTGACTAATTACCTATTTACCCTTCTCCTAGACCTGCTAGGATTACCCCTTTATTCTGAACTAGCCATTGGTTGAAAGGTCCTGTTTGGTTACTGGTTTGAGCCCTCAAACCTGTTCTACCTTAGGTGGCTAACTGTGTAGCTCCATACCCTAGCTAGGGAGCTAGGGAGGCTCTCTGTCTTTGAGTGAATTGAGAGTTTGGCCTAATTCCAGTCCTTGGCTTCACAATCTTTGTGTACGTGAAGCCTTGTCTCTCACACCTCAATAAAattctatttaccaaaaaaagaaagaaaaaaaaaactactacagGGCCTTTGGCCCCTACTTCAATATCCTAATAACTAAATATAATACAAGGGAAATCCCCATTATAACAAGCCTTAAattgaagaaaacaagaaagaggaTGGCGGCCTGTAAATTAGCCTTTACTTAAGAACCCTAGGGGTGGTGGACATGTCAAATGTCATCAATGTCCTTTAGCGTTTGAGATACTAGTAacaaatcttgaagagagaagatgaaatAAATCAAGCATATACTTCAACCGAAGCTTTTGAGATGTAGAAAGTAATCAATTTGGTTATTTTAATGAAAGCAAACTATCCCAACAAAATCACAAGCCCGAAACTTTGCTTTAAAGAAGCCTGGGTGGAGTAAAAACCTCAAAGGATGGATTTGTAAGTTCCTCCCGACCTGCTTCCGTGGATGTGTTCAACGGGGATTGAGAaagcttttttttgttttttcctccgaccttcttcttctttcctccgaCCTTCTTATCAGACTCACtcgccttcctcttctttctaaaCGCAGTCCAGTTCCCAGACATCAACCTCTTGTCACGGACCTTCCAAACATTCCCCTTCCTGAAAATCAGTTTCCCAGATTTCCAAATTGAAGAACTCGTGTCTATGATGGTTACTTCGACACAAGAGTAGGACGAAGGATCTGTCTGCGACTTCTCCTCTACGAAAGTAAGAGAAGcgctctttcctctcttcttcggCACGAGGCGATACCCGTTTTGCTTAACTTCTATTACACTATTATCGGCGATTGAAGGTGACATTGCTGGTACACCGTCATCCTTCCGTAGACTAGCCAAGCGACCATCGTCTACGTTGGCAGATGCAGTAAACAAACAAATCCTAGGGTTAGGTTGTTTCCGAGAGCTCTTTTTCTCCACAGATCCTCTAATCCTCTCAAGGCTGCCCTGGTCTCCCATGTAAAAGAGCTCTGCAAGAACATTGCTCATTACGTTAAACAAGCTTTCCTTCTTCCTATGCTTCCTGAAACCAGAATTCACGGCGTTGTTCCTCCGCTCAACGACTGATTTCATGTCCAACGGTGCAGAATCGGAGATTAGTTTAGGAGAGTTCTTCCCCTGAACTACATCAGAAACACTGCCGTCGGAAGTAAGAGTCTGATCGGAGTTAGGGTTTAGGAATTCTTCAAGATCGAGATCATTGCCAACGGGAAAACCTTTAGAAGATCGAAGACGGTCCAACCAACTCGAATCCGATTTACCTGACGGAACGGAACAGATCATCTTGATATGGAAAGGGAGATCATCCAAAGATGAAAGTACCACTTAATGGAGGAGAGAACTGCAGAATGAGCAAAGAGACGAAAAGAAATTGTTCTTTAccgaaaaataaaaagaaaacaaattgtTCAGCCAAGGAAGATCAGGAGATCAGAGAGTCTGGATCGTTATAAGTTCAGTTGGTTACACTGGACCCTTTCCAAATTGAAAATAGGGCAGTCTTTCGTTGTTGGTAAAAATGGTAGCATAtgttacccccaaaaaaatggtAGCACCAAAATACGTGCATCGTGCATTGGTGTCATCGCATTTGTCTTTTTACCGTATGGGCTTACCCAGTAGTACCAGTACACAAGGCTCccgcacaaggctcccgccattggATAAGGATCATCTCCAAGGATCCTTAGGGTGCGTccaggggcatccaacggttgagctgtATCGCACACTTCTCGATatacacctagggatgtgtgcgacatAGCCCAACGACTGGCAGCATCCTAGCTGTGCTGGGCTCATGGAAGATGAGCTAAATTCCCCGCCATTGCGGGCCTAGGAAGAGTTATAATGTACAAAGACTTACCCCTGTTTTCGTAGAAAAAATTTTTACCAAAAGGGTGGTGTATGAAAAATTATCTGCTCTATTTCCTACCCggtccctctaatagggggtagACCCCACCCGGATAGTATGTTTGGGCAAgcggtagggtggtcatttctgtccccctattagaggaacttggggaaaggACCGGGCAGGGAGATGAAGCAGATAATGATCCGGTGGCGTACCCAATGCATTTGTCATTTTA is drawn from Telopea speciosissima isolate NSW1024214 ecotype Mountain lineage chromosome 1, Tspe_v1, whole genome shotgun sequence and contains these coding sequences:
- the LOC122648848 gene encoding uncharacterized protein LOC122648848 isoform X1 codes for the protein MICSVPSGKSDSSWLDRLRSSKGFPVGNDLDLEEFLNPNSDQTLTSDGSVSDVVQGKNSPKLISDSAPLDMKSVVERRNNAVNSGFRKHRKKESLFNVMSNVLAELFYMGDQGSLERIRGSVEKKSSRKQPNPRICLFTASANVDDGRLASLRKDDGVPAMSPSIADNSVIEVKQNGYRLVPKKRGKSASLTFVEEKSQTDPSSYSCVEVTIIDTSSSIWKSGKLIFRKGNVWKVRDKRLMSGNWTAFRKKRKASESDKKVGGKKKKVGGKNKKKLSQSPLNTSTEAGREELTNPSFEVHQNAREELRKETPVIGSQVPKKRSQFSRSPRKPANSNSPVFHVQGISASMKEQGVHLPSSSSL
- the LOC122648848 gene encoding uncharacterized protein LOC122648848 isoform X2; protein product: MICSVPSGKSDSSWLDRLRSSKGFPVGNDLDLEEFLNPNSDQTLTSDGSVSDVVQGKNSPKLISDSAPLDMKSVVERRNNAVNSGFRKHRKKESLFNVMSNVLAELFYMGDQGSLERIRGSVEKKSSRKQPNPRICLFTASANVDDGRLASLRKDDGVPAMSPSIADNSVIEVKQNGYRLVPKKRGKSASLTFVEEKSQTDPSSYSCVEVTIIDTSSSIWKSGKLIFRKGNVWKVRDKRLMSGNWTAFRKKRKASESDKKVGGKKKKVGGKNKKKLSQSPLNTSTEAGREELTNPSFENAREELRKETPVIGSQVPKKRSQFSRSPRKPANSNSPVFHVQGISASMKEQGVHLPSSSSL
- the LOC122648848 gene encoding uncharacterized protein LOC122648848 isoform X4 translates to MICSVPSGKSDSSWLDRLRSSKGFPVGNDLDLEEFLNPNSDQTLTSDGSVSDVVQGKNSPKLISDSAPLDMKSVVERRNNAVNSGFRKHRKKESLFNVMSNVLAELFYMGDQGSLERIRGSVEKKSSRKQPNPRICLFTASANVDDGRLASLRKDDGVPAMSPSIADNSVIEVKQNGYRLVPKKRGKSASLTFVEEKSQTDPSSYSCVEVTIIDTSSSIWKSGKLIFRKGNVWKVRDKRLMSGNWTAFRKKRKASESDKKVGGKKKKVGGKNKKKLSQSPLNTSTEAGREELTNPSFENAREELRKETPVIGSQVPKKSSLGHQGNRPTVTHLFFMYKAFQRA
- the LOC122648848 gene encoding uncharacterized protein LOC122648848 isoform X3; translation: MICSVPSGKSDSSWLDRLRSSKGFPVGNDLDLEEFLNPNSDQTLTSDGSVSDVVQGKNSPKLISDSAPLDMKSVVERRNNAVNSGFRKHRKKESLFNVMSNVLAELFYMGDQGSLERIRGSVEKKSSRKQPNPRICLFTASANVDDGRLASLRKDDGVPAMSPSIADNSVIEVKQNGYRLVPKKRGKSASLTFVEEKSQTDPSSYSCVEVTIIDTSSSIWKSGKLIFRKGNVWKVRDKRLMSGNWTAFRKKRKASESDKKVGGKKKKVGGKNKKKLSQSPLNTSTEAGREELTNPSFEVHQNAREELRKETPVIGSQVPKKSSLGHQGNRPTVTHLFFMYKAFQRA